Proteins co-encoded in one Hirundo rustica isolate bHirRus1 chromosome 18, bHirRus1.pri.v3, whole genome shotgun sequence genomic window:
- the TMEM100 gene encoding transmembrane protein 100, with protein sequence MTNEPIKEILGTPKHPDSVPTEKSNNNDCVITTIPLVSECQLTAATGGAELSCYRCTIPFGVVILIAGTVVTAVAYSFNSHGSIISVFGLVLLSSGLVLLASSVVCWKIRQQKKKAKRRESQTALVANQRTLFG encoded by the coding sequence ATGACAAACGAACCTATCAAAGAGATCCTGGGCACCCCAAAGCACCCTGATTCTGTACCCACAGAGAAGAGTAACAACAATGACTGTGTGATAACCACCATCCCTCTGGTGAGCGAGTGCCAGCTGACAGCAGCCACGGGgggagcagagctctcctgctACCGCTGCACCATTCCCTTCGGCGTGGTCATCCTGATAGCTGGCACCGTGGTGACCGCCGTGGCATACAGCTTCAACTCCCATGGATCCATCATCTCCGTCTTTGGGCTGGTCCTCTTGTCCTCAGGACTCGTTCTGCTGGCTTCCAGCGTGGTGTGCTGGAAGATCAGGCagcagaagaagaaagcaaagaggAGGGAGAGCCAGACAGCGCTTGTGGCAAACCAGCGAACCTTGTTTGGTTAA